AGAGCCCGGTTTGTAATACAGCCCGGAGTGAATAACCCCACTGTTATTGCCGGTCTGGTGAGCGGACAGCTTTTTTTCCGCTTCGATGACCAGCACGGACGCCGTGAATTTTTTACTCAACGCCATGGCCGTGGCTAATCCGACGATGCCTCCACCGATCACAACCACATCATAGGTTTTCGGGCTCATTTCTTCGCTCCTTGAAAAGAAATACATCCATTGGGGATGAACGTCACTGACCGCTGGCGTTCATCAGCTGAAATATTTTTCTCGACAATGCACTGTATTTGGGCAACGCCTCTTGAGCCGGCAGGGGTAGAAAACAAGCAACCACGTAGCGCACCCGGCCGGTGTCGACAATGCCTACGTCATGGGTCCATGCGGCGTACCATCCGGTCTTGTGATAGAACATGGCATCCGCCGGCAGTCCACTGGCCAGCTTGGATTTGTCCAGCTGTCTGCCTAAGAGCGTCAACATCTGCTGGCTGACCCAGGGATTGACCAGTTGACGGGTGTAAATTTTGTAGAGAAAGTCAGCCGCATGCAGGGCGCAGGTCTCTGTTCCGCGGATCGTTTTATACTCAGGATCCTCATGCTTCCTGCTTAAAAACTTGCGGGTCACTTCGCTGCCACGCCAACCATACGCCTGCATCATCGCATTGATGCTTTCACGCTGCGCCAGATCGATGAGGCAGTTCGCCGCCGTGTTGTCGCTGCGGGTGATCATCAGGTCAAGCAGGTAATGGACCGTCACGGTATCCCCCGGCTGCAGAACCGGCCGCGGATCCCAGCGAATCTCTCTGACCGTATCCACGCAGTTGGGAAAGGCGATGACGTAGGTATCGGTCAGGGTTAGGCCGCCCCGGGATATTTTTTCCAACACGGCGGCTGCAACGTACATCTTGTAAACCGACGCCGGGTAGATAAAGTTGTCCATGTTTACGCCGGCCAGCCGCGGCCTGCGAGAGTTCAGGTCAATGACCGCCAGGGATATTCGCTCTATACCGTCCTCCCCTGTATCGAAATCGCCTTGCAATCCGAGCTCTTGAACGATCTGTACAAGCTTTTGGCCAAGTCGGTCATCGATACGGTAATAAGAGGGGATGGTCGTTTCCCCGGCGCGCGCACCGCTGCAGAGCAGGACGATCAGCAAAGTGATAATTTTCATGACGGCCTTTGACCAGCTGATCCGACGGAATAAAAATATTCGAAGAAAGTAGAAAAGAAAAAGATAAGGTACAACAGAAAAATAAAAACAGGTCTATTTTTCTTCACGGCCCTATGGGATTCATTGAATGGCCGCACCGTCCTCGGACTGGTCCCCTCCGCCGGTGCGCTTTGTTCGCCGGCTCCCTTTTCTGTTTGAA
The window above is part of the bacterium genome. Proteins encoded here:
- a CDS encoding serine hydrolase, whose product is MKIITLLIVLLCSGARAGETTIPSYYRIDDRLGQKLVQIVQELGLQGDFDTGEDGIERISLAVIDLNSRRPRLAGVNMDNFIYPASVYKMYVAAAVLEKISRGGLTLTDTYVIAFPNCVDTVREIRWDPRPVLQPGDTVTVHYLLDLMITRSDNTAANCLIDLAQRESINAMMQAYGWRGSEVTRKFLSRKHEDPEYKTIRGTETCALHAADFLYKIYTRQLVNPWVSQQMLTLLGRQLDKSKLASGLPADAMFYHKTGWYAAWTHDVGIVDTGRVRYVVACFLPLPAQEALPKYSALSRKIFQLMNASGQ